One genomic segment of Allocatelliglobosispora scoriae includes these proteins:
- a CDS encoding transglutaminase-like domain-containing protein, translating into MTSPATTRRSEVACALTFTVVEPAEFALALGVALRPGRTVDDELSVARDGQVLDVRVILGPDGNRRHLFSSAPGRLSISYRAAVADRRGEPERPTEWELLTALLPSRYCPADRMTGFAQRAFGGHADPEQRVRAICDYVFEHLQYTPEASGPTTDAADTLLDGRGVCRDYAHLVATLCRAVDIPARVAGVYAPGLSPMDFHAVVETAVDGVWQVRDATRLAPRSSLIRVSTGRDAADTAFATVLSGQADLDLMETMAIVLDEDLPADDHQSPVHLL; encoded by the coding sequence ATGACATCCCCTGCGACCACCCGGCGATCCGAGGTCGCCTGCGCGCTGACGTTCACGGTCGTCGAGCCGGCCGAGTTTGCGCTCGCCCTCGGAGTCGCGCTGCGTCCCGGCCGGACGGTCGACGACGAGCTGTCGGTCGCCCGCGACGGCCAGGTGCTCGACGTACGCGTGATCCTCGGCCCGGACGGCAACCGGCGGCACCTCTTCTCGTCGGCGCCGGGCCGGCTGTCGATCTCCTACCGGGCGGCCGTCGCCGACCGGCGCGGCGAGCCCGAGCGGCCGACCGAGTGGGAGCTCCTCACCGCCCTGCTGCCCAGCCGCTACTGCCCGGCCGACCGGATGACCGGCTTCGCCCAGCGGGCATTCGGCGGCCACGCCGATCCGGAGCAGCGGGTCCGCGCGATCTGCGACTACGTCTTCGAGCACCTGCAGTACACGCCGGAGGCGAGCGGGCCGACCACGGACGCGGCGGACACGCTGCTCGATGGGCGCGGGGTGTGCCGCGACTACGCCCACCTCGTGGCGACGCTGTGCCGGGCGGTCGACATACCGGCCCGGGTGGCGGGGGTCTACGCGCCGGGGCTGAGCCCGATGGACTTCCACGCCGTCGTCGAGACGGCGGTCGACGGCGTGTGGCAGGTCCGGGACGCGACACGGCTGGCTCCCCGGTCGTCGCTGATCCGGGTCAGCACCGGACGCGACGCCGCCGACACCGCTTTCGCGACCGTCCTGTCCGGGCAGGCCGACCTGGACCTGATGGAGACCATGGCGATCGTGCTCGACGAGGACCTGCCCGCCGACGATCACCAGTCCCCGGTCCACCTGCTCTGA
- a CDS encoding PadR family transcriptional regulator, producing MREATFLILTALADQPRHGYGIIQEVTVLSDGRVALLPGTLYAALDRLQAQGMVELDHEEVVDGRLRRYYRLCTDGRAELAGQAARLRHLASSAESRLRSLRPNPA from the coding sequence ATGCGCGAGGCCACCTTCCTGATCCTGACGGCGCTCGCCGACCAGCCACGCCACGGCTACGGCATCATCCAGGAGGTCACCGTCCTCTCCGACGGCCGAGTGGCGCTGCTGCCGGGCACCCTCTACGCCGCGCTGGACCGACTGCAAGCGCAGGGCATGGTCGAGCTCGACCACGAAGAGGTCGTCGACGGGCGGCTGCGCCGCTACTACCGGCTGTGCACCGACGGCCGCGCCGAGCTCGCCGGCCAGGCCGCGCGCCTGCGCCACCTGGCGAGCTCCGCCGAATCACGGCTGCGCTCGCTGCGGCCCAATCCCGCCTGA
- a CDS encoding carboxylesterase/lipase family protein, giving the protein MTAAESTPSESRPEVRASAGTLRGSSEAGVAVFRGIPFAEPPVGALRFAAPQPAAGWEGVRDAVSFGTPPPQAAVFGMDTLAREAANDDWLTINVWSPEPDPGAGLPVMVWIHGGAYTLGISSLPEYDGGRLARDGGVVVVTFNYRVGVEGFALIEGAPANRGLLDQIAALEWVRDNIRAFGGDPARVTVFGESAGGGSVAALLAMPAAAGLFGRAIVQSMPGTFFSPELAADIASSCAAELGLRPTVADLSTMDPELLSAAGDEIGAKMGQWVDRWGPIAYRLIPFSPVIDAATLPVTPWQALADGAARDVDLLVGHTRDEQRLFTLLEGALGQVTPEQAETALNLLAPGPDGARRYRQGFPAAGPDELHEVVNSDWLFRMPSLHLAEARIAAGGRAHVYELTWPAPGMGGILGACHGLDVPLVFGNLDRGQPAALIGEGPTPEAEELSARMRAAWTAFATHGDPGWAAYDTEQRLVQLFDTHPTVTAYPEDASRLIWRDHTFAALPLSSGIPLIME; this is encoded by the coding sequence ATGACCGCTGCCGAGTCCACGCCGTCCGAGTCCCGGCCCGAAGTCCGCGCGTCGGCCGGGACGCTGCGCGGCAGCTCGGAGGCGGGCGTGGCGGTCTTCCGGGGCATCCCGTTCGCCGAGCCGCCGGTCGGCGCCCTGCGCTTCGCCGCACCGCAGCCGGCAGCGGGCTGGGAGGGCGTGCGGGACGCGGTGTCGTTCGGAACGCCGCCGCCGCAGGCGGCCGTGTTCGGCATGGACACCCTGGCGCGCGAAGCGGCGAATGACGACTGGCTGACGATCAACGTCTGGTCGCCGGAGCCGGACCCCGGCGCGGGGCTGCCGGTCATGGTGTGGATCCACGGCGGTGCCTACACGCTGGGTATCTCCAGCCTCCCCGAGTATGACGGCGGCCGCCTCGCCCGCGACGGCGGCGTCGTGGTGGTGACCTTCAACTACCGCGTGGGCGTCGAGGGATTCGCGCTGATCGAGGGGGCGCCCGCCAACCGGGGGCTGCTGGACCAGATCGCCGCGTTGGAGTGGGTGCGCGACAACATCCGGGCCTTCGGCGGCGACCCCGCCCGCGTCACCGTCTTCGGCGAGTCCGCAGGCGGCGGATCGGTCGCCGCGCTGCTGGCGATGCCCGCGGCGGCCGGGCTCTTCGGCCGGGCCATCGTGCAGAGCATGCCGGGCACCTTCTTCTCACCCGAGCTCGCCGCCGACATCGCCTCGTCCTGCGCCGCCGAACTGGGGCTGCGGCCGACGGTGGCGGACCTGTCCACCATGGATCCGGAGCTGCTCTCCGCCGCCGGTGACGAGATCGGCGCCAAGATGGGCCAGTGGGTGGACCGGTGGGGGCCGATCGCGTACCGGCTGATCCCGTTCTCCCCGGTCATCGACGCCGCCACGCTGCCCGTCACCCCGTGGCAGGCCCTGGCCGACGGCGCCGCCCGGGACGTCGACCTCCTCGTCGGTCACACCCGCGACGAGCAGCGGTTGTTCACCCTGCTCGAAGGAGCGCTCGGCCAGGTGACGCCGGAGCAGGCGGAGACCGCCCTGAACCTGCTCGCCCCCGGTCCGGACGGCGCACGCCGGTACCGGCAGGGCTTCCCGGCCGCCGGTCCCGACGAACTCCACGAGGTCGTCAACTCCGACTGGCTGTTCCGCATGCCGAGCCTCCACCTCGCCGAGGCCCGGATCGCCGCCGGCGGCCGTGCCCACGTCTACGAGCTGACCTGGCCCGCGCCGGGTATGGGCGGCATCCTCGGTGCCTGCCACGGACTCGACGTGCCGCTCGTCTTCGGCAACCTGGACCGGGGCCAGCCCGCCGCGCTGATCGGCGAGGGCCCCACCCCCGAGGCGGAAGAGCTGTCCGCGCGGATGCGTGCGGCGTGGACGGCGTTCGCCACCCACGGCGACCCCGGCTGGGCCGCCTACGACACCGAGCAGCGCCTCGTGCAGCTCTTCGACACCCACCCGACGGTGACCGCCTATCCGGAGGATGCCTCCCGCCTGATCTGGCGGGACCACACCTTCGCCGCGCTGCCGCTATCATCAGGGATCCCCTTGATCATGGAGTGA
- a CDS encoding PucR family transcriptional regulator, protein MSDVDPGHATAAARGAAELDLDDAAAGLLRSRLPAVAEETVRAIVAEVPGYANALARPIGANIQGAVQLALGGFLSLASRPLAGDPATPLAPALDGAYALGRGEARSGRSMFALLAAYRVGARVAWRGLSATAVEAGLSPQTLSKFAELVFAYIDELSAASVAGHTDELATTGRVRERYLQQLGHGLLRGDPVDHLAALADRANWDPPGSLTVVVLPSSHVRAALGLLDQRSLRPEEELPDLDEDDAGSDLAVLLVPDADGPARAALLRTLRGQDAVVGPGRPWTSVRESYLRVLRARRLRVTAVGGAPVDTEQHLASLVVGADPAALADLRRQVLAPFADLRPATAERLVETLREWLLHQGRRDDVAAALHVHPQTVRYRMGHVRELFGERLDDSEVVLALTVALALP, encoded by the coding sequence GTGTCAGACGTCGATCCCGGCCACGCGACGGCGGCGGCCCGCGGGGCGGCCGAGCTCGACCTCGACGACGCGGCGGCCGGGCTGCTGCGGTCCCGGCTTCCGGCGGTCGCCGAGGAGACCGTCCGCGCCATCGTCGCCGAGGTGCCGGGCTACGCCAACGCGCTGGCCAGGCCGATCGGGGCCAACATCCAGGGTGCGGTCCAGCTCGCCCTCGGCGGGTTCCTCAGCCTCGCCAGCCGGCCCCTCGCCGGAGATCCCGCCACGCCGCTGGCACCGGCGCTCGACGGGGCCTACGCCCTCGGCCGTGGCGAGGCCCGCAGCGGGCGGAGCATGTTCGCCCTGCTCGCCGCGTACCGGGTGGGGGCACGGGTGGCCTGGCGCGGGCTGTCCGCCACGGCGGTCGAGGCCGGTCTCAGCCCGCAGACCCTGTCCAAGTTCGCCGAGCTCGTCTTCGCCTACATCGATGAGCTCTCCGCCGCCAGCGTCGCCGGGCACACCGACGAGCTCGCCACCACCGGCCGGGTGCGGGAGCGCTACCTGCAGCAGCTCGGTCACGGCCTGTTGCGCGGCGACCCCGTCGATCACCTGGCCGCCCTCGCCGACCGCGCCAACTGGGACCCGCCCGGCAGCCTGACCGTCGTCGTGCTTCCCAGCTCGCACGTGCGCGCCGCGCTCGGCCTGCTGGACCAGCGGTCGCTTCGGCCCGAGGAGGAGCTGCCCGACCTCGACGAGGACGACGCCGGATCGGATCTCGCGGTCCTGCTCGTGCCGGACGCCGACGGACCTGCCCGGGCGGCGCTGCTGCGTACGCTGCGGGGGCAGGACGCCGTCGTCGGCCCGGGTCGCCCGTGGACCTCCGTGCGGGAGTCCTACCTGCGGGTGCTGCGCGCCCGGCGCCTGCGCGTGACGGCGGTCGGCGGCGCGCCCGTCGACACCGAGCAGCACCTCGCCTCGCTGGTGGTCGGCGCCGACCCCGCTGCCCTGGCCGACCTGCGCCGGCAGGTCCTCGCCCCCTTCGCCGACCTGCGTCCGGCGACCGCGGAGCGGCTCGTCGAGACACTGCGGGAATGGCTGCTGCACCAGGGCCGCCGCGACGACGTGGCGGCGGCGCTGCACGTGCATCCGCAGACGGTGCGCTACCGGATGGGCCACGTCCGGGAGCTGTTCGGCGAGCGCCTCGACGACTCCGAGGTGGTGCTGGCGCTGACGGTGGCACTGGCCCTCCCCTGA
- a CDS encoding ferredoxin reductase, which translates to MTTLVRQRLVSRLWQAAAAATYPVDPAEYLDMFRPLRSGADLRARVVRVRAETADAVTVVLRPGKAWRGHLPGQYVRIGVDVDGVRLWRSYSLTSAPDAPDGLLAITAKAVAGGLVSAHLAQDLRPGQLVHLDQALGDFVLPDPAPGKVLFVTGGSGITPVMGMLRSGLDRLHDVVLVHSAASADDVIFGSELRAMADSGRLRLVEQHTDSQGRLDVAALAALVPDLAERQTWACGPAGLLDAIEQQWADLGQGQRLHTERFRAAALAEPGQGGTVTFSGTGTTAEADGSTPILDAGERAGVLMPSGCRMGICFSCVLPLRQGSVRDLRSGDVTTAVPGDGVLIQTCVSAAAGPCDIDH; encoded by the coding sequence ATGACCACTCTCGTGCGGCAGCGTCTGGTCAGCAGACTCTGGCAGGCGGCGGCTGCCGCGACCTACCCGGTCGATCCGGCCGAGTACCTCGACATGTTCCGCCCGCTGCGGTCCGGCGCCGACCTGCGGGCCCGGGTGGTACGGGTCCGTGCGGAGACCGCCGACGCGGTGACCGTCGTCCTGCGCCCCGGCAAGGCGTGGCGGGGCCACCTGCCCGGCCAGTACGTCCGCATCGGCGTGGACGTCGACGGCGTACGGCTGTGGCGCTCCTACTCCCTGACCTCCGCACCCGACGCGCCCGACGGTCTGCTCGCCATCACGGCGAAGGCGGTCGCGGGCGGACTGGTCAGCGCCCACCTCGCCCAGGACCTGCGACCGGGCCAGCTCGTCCACCTCGACCAGGCACTCGGCGACTTCGTGCTGCCCGACCCGGCGCCCGGCAAGGTCCTGTTCGTCACCGGCGGCAGCGGCATCACCCCGGTGATGGGCATGCTGCGCTCGGGCCTGGACCGCCTCCACGACGTCGTCCTGGTGCACTCCGCAGCGTCCGCCGACGACGTGATCTTCGGCAGCGAACTGCGGGCCATGGCCGACTCCGGCCGGCTGCGCCTGGTCGAGCAGCACACCGACAGCCAGGGTCGCCTCGACGTGGCCGCGCTCGCCGCACTCGTGCCCGACCTCGCCGAGCGGCAGACCTGGGCCTGCGGGCCTGCCGGTCTCCTCGACGCGATCGAGCAGCAGTGGGCGGACCTGGGCCAGGGCCAACGGCTGCACACCGAGCGGTTCCGCGCCGCCGCGCTCGCCGAGCCCGGCCAGGGCGGCACCGTCACCTTCAGCGGCACCGGCACCACCGCCGAGGCGGACGGCTCGACGCCGATCCTCGACGCGGGGGAGCGGGCGGGCGTGCTGATGCCCTCGGGGTGCCGCATGGGCATCTGCTTCTCCTGCGTCCTGCCGCTGCGGCAGGGGTCCGTGCGCGACCTGCGCAGCGGGGACGTGACCACTGCGGTGCCGGGTGACGGCGTACTCATCCAGACCTGTGTTTCGGCCGCGGCCGGGCCCTGCGACATCGACCACTGA
- a CDS encoding transglutaminase family protein: protein MPPSDLSAPMLDHADLDLESARRISYRIEQRFRYTYDTPVTALSQRLIIVPRPRHGDLYRRAHSLEVTGARARRRTRQDPCGNTVVRVTAAHVEHEVEFRVVALLERVRGDLLALPATALRDPALRTPTALTGPDDRLRQLAADLARAGGEPAEIAERICTGVYTAMSYGFGVTSVLTTAAQALAGGVGVCQDYAHIMIALCRLAGLPARYVSGHLLGQGGTHAWVEVIVPQGGAAAALAWDPCHGRRTHSGYVTVAVGRDYTDVAPTSGSYVGAPSGRLTGDRRVGVISLDLPAA, encoded by the coding sequence ATGCCGCCGTCCGATCTGTCCGCGCCGATGCTGGACCATGCCGACCTGGACCTGGAATCGGCACGCCGCATCAGCTACCGCATCGAGCAGCGGTTCCGCTACACCTACGACACCCCGGTCACGGCCCTGTCGCAGCGCCTGATCATCGTGCCGCGACCGCGCCACGGCGACCTCTACCGGCGCGCACACTCCCTGGAGGTCACCGGCGCCCGGGCCCGCCGCCGCACCCGGCAGGACCCGTGCGGCAACACCGTCGTCCGGGTGACCGCCGCGCACGTCGAGCACGAGGTCGAGTTCCGGGTGGTGGCCCTGCTCGAACGCGTCCGCGGCGACCTGCTCGCCCTACCGGCCACGGCACTGCGCGACCCCGCTCTGCGGACGCCGACCGCGCTCACCGGCCCCGACGACCGGCTGCGCCAGCTCGCCGCAGACCTGGCCCGAGCGGGCGGGGAGCCGGCCGAGATCGCCGAGCGGATCTGCACCGGCGTCTACACCGCCATGTCCTACGGCTTCGGGGTCACGAGCGTGCTCACCACCGCGGCGCAGGCGCTCGCCGGTGGCGTCGGGGTGTGCCAGGACTACGCGCACATCATGATCGCCCTGTGCCGGCTGGCCGGGCTGCCCGCCCGCTACGTCTCGGGGCACCTGCTGGGCCAGGGCGGCACCCACGCCTGGGTGGAGGTGATCGTGCCCCAGGGCGGCGCGGCGGCGGCACTGGCCTGGGATCCGTGCCACGGCCGGCGTACGCACAGCGGATACGTCACCGTGGCGGTCGGGCGCGACTACACCGACGTGGCCCCGACCTCGGGCAGCTACGTCGGCGCCCCCAGCGGCCGGCTCACCGGCGACCGGCGCGTCGGTGTCATCTCGCTCGACCTCCCGGCAGCCTGA